From Candidatus Neomarinimicrobiota bacterium, the proteins below share one genomic window:
- the mrdA gene encoding penicillin-binding protein 2, with protein MAQSHENTLTPVQYYILIGITILLFGILLFRIYDLQIRRYSDLSSEAVENMYRKYNVPAPRGIIYDRYNRPMVYNQSNYDLEVYPFEIKQSEHTWDVLSDILDIPAETLKERMEKNMNGYYRPSKIASSLDFKTVSLIQEYQLELSGVTLTSRPTRQYAQGVQAGHLLGYTTEIDKNSVELLSSQGYRPGDYIGVKGVEKSYEKELKGTNGTRYVRINAYGMDFGEDFSKSIPVVPGNDLYLTINMDLQNYVESLADTLPFSVTVLDYTNGEILAMTSQPGFNPAIFSGTVETDDWLALLNDPCKPLINRTVQGLYPPGSIFKLIGAVAALEDHVIPPSREYHCSGSYRLGRRVYKCWKEAGHGTLDLYGAIENSCNVYFYNLIQDVGLERWHRYGSTFHIGMLTGIDIPEEKAGILPDNRYLDEKYGRNGWTVGLLLNMVIGQGDVLVTPIDMARYTCILATRGKIITPHVGRAIYDKKEEKLRMLSFPEDTVQGVHTQVWDVIHEGMRRVVAGENGTAKVANIPHLEVYGKTGTAQNPHGEAHGWFIGFVKDTQFPYAIVVFVENGKSGSGSAAPMARKIFDYFWKVSAF; from the coding sequence ATGGCCCAATCACATGAGAATACACTTACACCGGTCCAGTACTATATCCTCATTGGGATAACCATCCTCCTTTTTGGTATCCTTTTATTCAGAATTTACGATCTTCAAATTCGCAGATATTCAGATCTTTCTTCCGAAGCTGTTGAAAATATGTATCGTAAATACAATGTTCCGGCACCCCGGGGCATTATCTATGACCGCTACAACCGGCCGATGGTATACAATCAGTCCAACTATGATCTGGAAGTCTATCCCTTCGAAATTAAACAGAGTGAACATACCTGGGATGTGCTGTCGGATATACTGGATATTCCTGCAGAAACGCTTAAAGAACGGATGGAAAAGAACATGAACGGGTATTACCGCCCGTCAAAAATCGCTTCCAGTCTGGATTTCAAGACTGTTTCCCTGATCCAGGAATATCAGTTGGAACTCTCCGGTGTGACCCTGACATCCCGGCCAACCCGGCAATATGCTCAGGGTGTTCAGGCAGGTCACCTTTTGGGATACACGACTGAAATCGATAAAAACAGCGTTGAACTGCTGAGCAGCCAGGGATACCGTCCCGGTGATTATATCGGTGTCAAAGGTGTTGAAAAATCATACGAAAAAGAGCTGAAAGGGACCAATGGTACCCGGTATGTCCGCATTAACGCCTATGGCATGGATTTCGGTGAGGATTTTTCCAAAAGTATTCCGGTTGTTCCAGGGAATGACCTCTATCTGACCATCAACATGGATTTACAGAATTATGTGGAATCCCTGGCTGATACCCTCCCCTTTTCCGTAACTGTTCTGGATTATACCAACGGTGAAATCCTGGCCATGACTTCCCAGCCGGGATTTAATCCGGCGATCTTTTCCGGTACCGTTGAGACGGATGACTGGCTGGCTTTGCTGAATGATCCGTGTAAACCCTTGATTAACCGTACCGTTCAGGGGCTGTATCCACCGGGCTCTATTTTTAAGCTTATCGGTGCTGTGGCCGCCCTGGAAGACCATGTCATTCCTCCCTCCCGGGAATATCATTGTTCCGGATCCTATCGCCTGGGAAGAAGGGTTTACAAATGCTGGAAGGAGGCTGGACACGGAACCCTGGATCTATACGGCGCCATTGAAAATTCCTGTAATGTCTATTTTTATAATTTGATTCAGGATGTAGGACTGGAACGCTGGCACCGCTATGGAAGTACTTTTCATATCGGCATGTTAACTGGAATTGATATCCCGGAAGAGAAAGCCGGTATTCTCCCGGACAACCGGTACCTGGATGAAAAATACGGTCGTAACGGCTGGACGGTGGGATTATTGCTGAATATGGTGATCGGCCAGGGAGATGTGTTGGTAACACCCATTGACATGGCCCGATATACATGCATTTTGGCTACCCGGGGGAAAATTATCACACCTCATGTGGGCCGGGCAATCTATGATAAAAAAGAAGAAAAACTCCGGATGCTCTCTTTTCCGGAGGATACTGTGCAGGGTGTCCATACTCAGGTTTGGGATGTGATCCACGAAGGCATGCGACGGGTTGTGGCTGGTGAAAACGGGACAGCCAAAGTGGCAAATATTCCCCATCTTGAGGTATACGGAAAGACCGGAACCGCCCAGAATCCCCATGGAGAAGCGCATGGATGGTTTATCGGTTTTGTGAAAGATACACAATTTCCGTACGCCATTGTCGTCTTCGTTGAAAACGGGAAATCCGGCAGTGGTTCTGCGGCTCCCATGGCCCGGAAAATTTTTGATTATTTTTGGAAAGTGAGCGCTTTTTAA
- the smpB gene encoding SsrA-binding protein SmpB, whose amino-acid sequence MIKTVVTNKRAFHDYHILETLEAGLALKGSEVKSIREGKISLKEAYCYFQEGELYLLQCHIAPYSHLGYEEHDPLRPRKLLLHRDELRKLRKKKDEGGLTIVPLKVYWNKNHLKAEIALVKGKKLYDKRRDLAEKESQRTMERMMKQKR is encoded by the coding sequence ATGATTAAGACAGTCGTGACAAATAAGCGGGCTTTTCATGATTATCATATTCTGGAAACCCTGGAAGCCGGTCTGGCCCTCAAGGGATCGGAAGTAAAATCCATCCGGGAAGGAAAAATCAGTTTGAAAGAAGCCTATTGTTACTTTCAGGAGGGAGAGCTCTACCTCCTTCAGTGTCATATTGCCCCCTATTCTCACCTGGGATATGAAGAACATGATCCCCTAAGGCCCCGGAAACTTCTGCTTCACCGGGATGAACTAAGAAAGCTGCGAAAGAAAAAGGATGAGGGTGGACTCACGATTGTTCCCCTGAAAGTCTATTGGAATAAAAATCACCTGAAAGCGGAAATTGCTCTGGTAAAAGGGAAAAAACTCTATGACAAACGGAGGGATCTGGCGGAGAAAGAATCCCAACGGACCATGGAGCGGATGATGAAACAGAAAAGGTAG
- the tyrS gene encoding tyrosine--tRNA ligase: protein MTTFPSLNEQMDLIRKGTEEILPEEEMVRKIEQSIKTHTPMRIKLGADPSRPDLHIGHGVVLNKLRNFQDLGHQAVLIIGDFTAMIGDPSGKSKTRPALTLQETKENAQSYFDQAGIILDTQRLEIHYNSDWLNKLSFEDVIVLSSKYTVARMLERDDFAKRYQEGMPISVHEFMYPLAQAYDSYAIRADVEIGGTDQKFNFLVARDIQREYGQNPQVILTMPILEGTDGVEKMSKSLGNYIALTDPPEEMYGKTLSIPDELILRYYILTTDLSPREIEKIKKDLATGKNPRDAKHDLAWHLVRRYHSKEDAVRARNHFNQVFVKGGVPDEMEEYTVSPDERILDILVAAGQVSSSGEAKRLMKQGGVSLDGEKITDIQAVPLLKGEAVLKIGKRKFLKLKKK from the coding sequence ATGACCACATTTCCTTCACTGAATGAACAGATGGACCTGATCCGAAAGGGGACAGAAGAAATTCTCCCGGAAGAGGAGATGGTCCGGAAAATTGAACAGTCCATCAAAACCCACACACCTATGCGGATTAAACTGGGTGCTGATCCCAGCCGGCCGGACCTGCATATCGGCCACGGTGTAGTGCTCAACAAGCTGAGAAATTTTCAGGATCTGGGGCACCAGGCCGTGTTGATTATTGGTGATTTTACCGCCATGATTGGGGACCCTTCGGGAAAAAGCAAAACACGGCCGGCCCTGACCCTGCAGGAAACCAAAGAAAATGCCCAGTCCTATTTTGACCAGGCGGGGATTATTCTCGATACCCAACGGCTTGAAATACATTATAATTCAGACTGGCTGAACAAGCTCTCTTTTGAAGATGTCATTGTTTTATCGTCAAAATATACCGTCGCCCGCATGCTTGAACGGGACGATTTTGCCAAACGGTATCAGGAGGGAATGCCAATCTCGGTCCATGAATTCATGTATCCCCTGGCTCAGGCCTATGACAGTTATGCTATTCGGGCTGATGTGGAAATTGGCGGTACGGATCAGAAATTTAATTTTTTGGTGGCCCGGGATATTCAACGGGAATACGGTCAGAATCCCCAGGTGATTCTTACCATGCCGATTCTGGAAGGAACGGATGGTGTGGAAAAAATGTCCAAATCCCTGGGAAATTACATTGCCCTGACCGATCCTCCCGAAGAAATGTACGGTAAAACACTTTCCATCCCCGACGAACTGATTCTCCGTTATTATATCCTGACAACCGATTTATCTCCCCGGGAAATTGAGAAAATCAAAAAGGATCTGGCTACAGGGAAAAACCCCCGGGATGCCAAACATGATCTGGCCTGGCATCTGGTCCGGCGCTACCATTCCAAAGAAGATGCCGTCAGAGCCAGAAATCATTTCAACCAGGTTTTTGTAAAGGGCGGCGTGCCGGATGAGATGGAAGAATACACCGTGTCGCCAGATGAGAGAATCTTGGATATCCTGGTTGCTGCCGGTCAGGTTTCTTCATCCGGCGAAGCCAAACGTCTGATGAAACAGGGAGGCGTATCCCTGGACGGTGAAAAAATCACGGATATCCAGGCGGTTCCCCTTTTGAAAGGTGAGGCGGTGCTTAAAATCGGGAAACGGAAATTTTTAAAACTTAAGAAGAAATAA
- the rodA gene encoding rod shape-determining protein RodA produces the protein MNYIRHLREKLSELDYLTLVIVLALTIIGLFSIYSASSAGETARWSLQFVIQLIALFLGLGFFVLIYITPKQFLLSNAWFFYIAGVLLLLIPFFTSGTIAETNRWIDLKIVRVQPSEFMKFFLILILARYFSTTKNSTDTFRYVFKPLILTLLPFILVFIQPDLGTSLVYLAVFIGMLYASGYRVYYIFLLIAPMITVVAAFNLTAFTIWGILLGLIIFFNQTNIFASVGIFIGNIVAGLITPLIWNHLKPYQQIRILTMFNAELDPLGAGYQVLQSQIAIGSGGLRGKGFMAGTQTHLRFLPEQHTDFIFSVIAEELGFIMVVILFILFFTLFTRWFRMAYQTRDKFGAMLIVGATVVLLFHFFINIGMTVGLLPVTGKPLPFLSYGGSFLVTCYGLVGMILNGNSEQIPRVLTYR, from the coding sequence ATGAATTATATCCGGCATCTGAGAGAAAAATTATCAGAATTGGATTATCTGACATTGGTGATTGTCCTGGCGCTGACCATTATTGGACTCTTTTCAATATACAGTGCGTCCAGTGCAGGTGAAACAGCTCGATGGTCCCTCCAGTTTGTAATCCAGCTGATTGCACTCTTTTTGGGGCTCGGTTTTTTTGTGCTGATTTACATAACACCCAAACAATTTTTACTGAGCAATGCCTGGTTTTTTTATATTGCCGGTGTTTTGCTGTTACTGATTCCTTTTTTCACATCTGGCACCATTGCTGAAACAAACCGGTGGATCGATTTGAAAATTGTCAGAGTTCAACCCTCTGAATTCATGAAGTTTTTTCTCATCCTCATTTTAGCCCGGTATTTTTCCACCACGAAAAATTCCACCGATACTTTCCGGTATGTCTTTAAACCCTTGATTTTAACGCTTCTTCCCTTTATCCTGGTGTTTATCCAACCAGACCTGGGGACATCTCTTGTATATCTTGCCGTTTTTATTGGTATGCTTTACGCATCGGGTTACCGGGTTTATTACATTTTTCTGCTGATTGCTCCCATGATTACTGTTGTGGCAGCTTTCAATCTGACGGCATTTACCATCTGGGGTATCCTCCTGGGGTTGATTATCTTTTTTAACCAGACGAATATTTTTGCATCTGTTGGGATTTTTATCGGTAATATTGTTGCCGGTCTGATTACACCCCTGATTTGGAATCATTTAAAACCCTACCAACAAATCCGGATTCTCACCATGTTCAATGCCGAACTGGATCCTCTGGGCGCCGGTTATCAGGTACTGCAGTCGCAAATTGCCATCGGCTCGGGTGGACTCCGGGGTAAAGGCTTCATGGCCGGAACCCAGACCCATTTGCGCTTTCTGCCTGAACAACATACAGATTTCATTTTTTCTGTCATCGCCGAAGAGCTGGGCTTCATAATGGTTGTGATTCTCTTTATTCTCTTCTTTACCCTTTTTACCCGCTGGTTCCGGATGGCTTATCAGACCCGGGACAAGTTCGGAGCCATGCTTATTGTGGGGGCAACCGTGGTTTTGCTGTTCCACTTTTTCATCAATATTGGCATGACCGTCGGACTTCTGCCGGTGACAGGGAAACCCCTCCCCTTTCTCAGCTATGGGGGAAGTTTTCTCGTCACCTGTTATGGACTCGTGGGCATGATCCTCAATGGGAATTCGGAACAAATACCCCGGGTCCTTACCTATCGCTAA